aattctcTGGAATAGACCTTTAAAAATTCCATaatattccagaaattccatgactcgtgggaaccctgaaaatAAAAAGAGCAAAAGAGAATTTGGGGAAGAAGAGCAAAGATTGTATTTTGCTTCCAGCGTATCTTTATACATTTTCCATTCAATGTGATTTATTACATTAACACATTCAGAAGTTTGTGATGTTTGCTGTTGCTAAGTAGCctattatgaaaaaaaaattagttatcTTCAAATGTTTGGTAACAATCCTGTTTGATCAACTGTAAAATGTGTCAATGCCTTCTCCTTTAGACCAAATGGCAGGACAACAGGATGTCCACCAAGCAGGTGACCATCACTGTGACTCAAAGTATCCGGAAGGTGGACAAGAGCGGAAAGATCAAGGAAACATCCCAAACCACATATGAGGTCATGAAACCAGTGGACGGTCTGAAGGATGCTGCCATTGACTCAGTGCCTAAATAAGTTGCTTTCTTGAGGATTGTTCATTTCATTTGCCTGAAACAGATTCTGTCATGGATTTCTTAAAGCCTTGGCAAAGATTTAATGGACCAAAGACGTTTAAAGCAGGGATGACCTGAATGAAGAATTCCATCAGTGCTGTGATCAGCAGTATCATTCATCGGTCAATGCATTATCATCCTTAAGTTGCAGACGACATTAGATTGTTTTAATAATGTCTACTTCTATGTTGTTTTCATGTTGTGTCCGTTTTGTTTTTTGATGCATACAGGGTCTTAGTAAATGTAcagcacacatactgtatattgaaAGCACAAAAAGAAGGCAATCAGAGATGTTGATTAATTTAAAAGTCTGTTCATCGATGAATGTGGTTTAAagtacatatttatttaaattgtttgtGAAAAATACAAACAACGAAGCGTGGGGTTTctcttttttatttacaaattgATTAGaagtttatttgttttatagAGTATGTGACAATGTGTATGTATATGAGAATTAGGGCTCTTTTGGAGATCCCCAGTGTTATTCCCGCACTACAGTTGCCTTTTTGGtagagaaactttcgggttacAAGATTGACACAAGGCCACGACTAGCCAACCTTACCCTTTTAGAGTAAACATCAACACTGTACTTGGCATTACTTCAACATTGTCTTATCATTTTATAAGATTAAGTGTCATGTAAAAATTATTATGTGACTACAGGGAAAACATCTGTTTAAAACTTAATTAGTTTCTGTATGAAGCTACAGGCAAAAGTAATGTGTAAAGATAagatttattttgttattttaatactATGCCATAAGACGTTACTGTCAGGAAACGCATAATAATAGATTATGACAGATTTTCAGTACATTGTAAAATTATCTTAAGAATTACACTAAAACATTGTGATCAAAAGAccacacactgttaaaaaagaCTAGAAAGTCTCCACTGCACAATGAttatatttgtaatgtttttgtttgcatTGAAGTTCTTTTAAAATCATATTAAGCCACTAATTGAACATAATGTTGATTATGCTAAATGTACATGTGCACCATTTAAATCCCCATATCCTTTTACAGTCTACTTACTGGGACACTCAACATAATGGCTCAAAAGTGGTTTATGTAAACCGAGAGATTGTGACCAAACTGTATTCTGTTAGTCTTGTGTGTCATTACAGGCACTTTCAAAGAACTTCATTTAAACTTGAGTTTTCCAAgtatgtaaaggaaaacatatATGGATCTTTACTTCAAAATGTACTGTAGTACACATAGTGTAAACATATATTGCATGAAGCACATAGTTAACTAATGAACACAGTCTTGTTCTTGGCACAGGTGCAGAATACGCAATGTGTAGTCTTGTGTAAGCACAAGGGAGTTACATAGTAATGAAGAAAGAGCATGacatcaaaacaaataaatacagtgcAACATAAAGGTAACAACCTGTGAAAGCAAAGTCACTGTACTGGTAATGCAGCATTGGAGGAGATCTATAATCATAGTCCTGTTTCTTTTAGAGTATGAATTTGTCTCTGCTCATTGTATTCAATGGGTCCCAACCTAAAGCTTGGCTCCTTCCTCTTCATCCACTCATCTGCAAGGAACTCTGGGAAGAAAAAAGCTATCTCTCTCCTGGCTGATTCAACagaatcttaaaaaaaaaagagtatgAAATAATGTGCTATCTGAACATCTGTCTGTCAGGAGTAAGTAACtagccttaaagggacagttcacccaaaaataagatattctgataaatgatggtaagcacacagctaatGGTACCCCATAGTACTTGTTTCTCCtactactatagaagtcaatgggtaccattaactgtgtgcttaccatcatttgtcaaaatatcttcttttatgATGGTGAGGAAATAAggacagtattttgtatttgggtgaactgtccctttaagacaatAATCAAATGGTttgaatttttttcaaaaacaaaaaatatttaaatgaatcCAGGATATAGTGTGTCTGTATTATTGCTACCATTAATATTCATTCTCTCAATTGTGCAGAAACAGAAAATTATCTAAAGATTAATACTATTTTACATAGACATTATTTGAATAAACTTAAGCCAATAAAAGCCATtattttaattgtgtcatttatATGTATAAATGATAGTGTGTGATTAGGAGGCAAGCCTCATAGAGCTTGTAAATATGTGTAATTGCTGAGAAATGAGAAATGTTGGTTAATGAAGAACCATATTATGAGAACTGTTGTAAAACTTATTTGTTCCAATCAGTTTAACCAAATAAATCCGAATTGAAATTATGTACCTGAACCATGGGTGGTGTTTCTGGTGTCAGTCAGTCCGTACTGGCCCCGAAGGCTCTCTGGTGAAGTAAAACGGGCTCTAAACACTTTTGTTGGGCCCATCATCGCTCTCCAGTGAGTGATAGCATCCTCCCTGGCTAAGATGTAAGCTCTCATTGGGCCACTGAAATAAGATTTAAGAGTTTTTTTCATATGTACAAGAAACACTTTGAATCACACTCTAGGAATCCTCTAGCAGacgaaaatataaaaatgagaCGCAAACCAATATACTTATTTGGccaaaagcaaatgtgtaaatatataGGTGTGAATGTGCAGTGTAGTATACACAGTATATGAAAATTGCTGATATTATACAGAcatatgcatacattacatataagatatatacatataaacccagtatatacatacatataaagtGTTCAGTGGAATTTAAACAGGGGTAATGTGCATGTGCAAAGTCCAATTGAGGTAGGTTGGAGATTGGCTAGGAGTGTTTAAAGTGTCATACACGTACAAGTAAAACTAAAAGCGAGTAGAATCGATGTAAACGGGTCATCTTTAAGCAAGTCAAATTTAAGCAAAGCATAACTGACGTCAAATGTTATTCGAATGTATCAGTACATACATCTTTTATACCTTATTCACAGTTTAAAGGTGCAATATAATTAAGCACAGGTCAGTACAAGTGCTGCGGCACTCTTTTAAATTCCACAGACAAAGATGAGGCGTGAGGACAGGGTGCCATGGTAACATCAGCCTCACTCTCTAAACTGGACCAGACGCAACATTAACAATACttcctctctcctctctctctacTTCCTCTCTCCTGAAGCGTAATGATCCAATATGGCCAAGTAAATCTAATACTTaatgaaaatgaataaaaaaaggtTCACATTGACCAATGGAAACAATAGCAAGCTGAACTTGTTGACTTGAGATGTGTTGTGTAATAGCACACACTGGTACTATGTCAATGGTTTCGAGAAAAAGATAGCAAAACGCCTTCTAACTTATTCATGAGATCGATTAACAGACGCTCATTTATTTTGCTTGAGTCATTTGTCAAAAGTACAAGAGTACATGCTGTTCCAAAATATGAATAATATCTATATTGCCTGCTGTTTATTCCTTCAAAAATCCACTGTATCAAATAAGACACAACtggttttataaatatattagcatattattttaatattcaaGGGGCTTCTTTAATTAGAAATAATTAGGGAGAAAGCTGAAATTTGAgccaataaaaaatatttacctTGACATGAATTCAACCAATCTTTGGTAGAAAAATCGccctgtaaaataaaaaacagaatagATGAAAAGAAATCGCTGATTAATTGCAAAGTCTTTGATTTGATTTTAGCAATTCATCCAATAAACAATCCACCAAGGGTGATGTTGTGGTTCACACAGCAGATTTTTGCTGCATCTGCTATCTTGGCCCGGCAGTGTTTTGAATATATTATACAGACACATGGACGCTTAGCATCTGCATTTTCTTCAGAGGAGAATATAATTATAAGCTGAGACTGAGTAACATGTAACCATGACTCATCCTGTTTAACATCACACATCACTGATACACACCCACACAAGTACATCACCATTCAACTTCAGTCTCTACAGAAACCATTTCCATTCATATAAGTCTGGATAAGGAAAGCTGAGCTAGCTTTGTTTTCCCACATCGTAGGGCAGATCTATGGCTTACTAGGGAACAATATAAGAACATTTAAAGCTGCGTATGCATATTTAAAGCTGTGTATGAGCTTAAATggttacaaatataaaaaatgctgtttttttaacccagcattgggtcacaAAGAGCGTTGGGTCACAAAGGGACAAACCTAACTCgttaggttgtaatttaacctatgctgggatGTTTCGACCCAAAATGCTAGGCTGTATTATTCCATTGCCaggtcaaatataaatattttctagaatatttaAGCCAAATTTAACCCAGCCTttcttttttagagtgtatgtgaTCCTGTCTTTTATTTGCTCCCTTGGTAAACATGGACAAAGAAACCTATTAAAATAAATCTCCATTGTTAATCCTTTGATCTTTCATTAGAAAAAATCTTACTTTTCAATCAGGTAAAACAATTGAAGGTGGGGGGAGTCAcattatgaaataaatatttttcaccaaTGCACAGTGGCCACAATTATTGGCACGCCTAGAAATCAACAAAATATCTTTGAAGTAAATTCCCattcatatttcaaaaatataatCATACACCAAGGTGACAAGAAACATGAAACTGCCTGCCATGACTTTATGCTTCACAGGAGTACACATATAAAGTAACACAAAGGCTAAATTCCTTAATCAATTGAAAATTCCATTTTCAATATCAGGGATATAATTCATAAGTTTAATCATTCataaaattatgttacaaatcTACCTGGAATCCATATACTGTCTAATGAATTTTGAGTAAAATAGTTTGAGTGGCTAAAATCTCTCCAAGGACCACAGCTGAAGAATGCAGAAATGATTTGAGACTTTGAGACTAAAAAAGAGCATTTTGGCGACAACCTCACAAGAGGGGTCCAGACAAGGATAAAACAaggattaaaacaagcaaaaaaaggATACAAACAAGGATACAAACAAGGATAAAAATTGTACCCCATGTATACAGTTTAATATGATGGATCTGTAATGTTGTGGGTCTATTTTTCTGCCAGAGAGCCTAGACATTCTTGTTCACATATATTACTGCATGGCTTTTAGCAAAtatcaacaaacaaaaaatcaaaACCTGACTTCCTCTGCTAAAATTGCATATTACACAATAATATGCATATAAAACTCAAAATAAAAATGGGTCACGAAGCACAAAATGAAGGTTCTGAAATGGTTATCTCATGACCTGAACCTTATAGAAGATTACTGGGATGAACTGAAGAGGAGAGCTGACTTGGGAAATTGAGAGATCTGAAGAGATCAGGGGTCTTATTTATAAAGTGTGCCAGTTCCCACATAAAGGTTGTgatctattaaaaaaaaacttgacgGGAGAATGAGCTTGAAGTgtgggatctgaggatgattcatgtatgcacaggtgatctgtgatttataaaggaaACTTTGCTTGGTTTTATAAgtcttaattttttttgcatatgccatttttggcttttgtgcatacgtagacttttagtagGGATCCTTCGCacaattttataaatgagacccctggtATGGAGGAATGATCTTTGATCTCTTGTCAGGTTTTTTCTAAACTCATCAAACCTGATACAGGAAGATGCAGAGCTTTTATCTTGGCTAAAGgccttttaaaaaagtattggggGTGTCATTAATTGTGGTCACAGTTTTCAAcccatttttattattttacttcAAAGTTTcgcattttgtgttttttttttactaaaagaTCAAAGGGTTAACAATGCAGGTATTTAACTGTGttcatatttaccaagggtgccTAGAAGTCTGACCATGACTGTATTTATATTCAGTGTGTGACATGAAGAGAAACTCTACCTGCATGTTCAGCGTAAAACTTTTCTGAATCTTTTCTTCTCCACATCAGATCTTTCTTTCTGATAATAATAAAGTTTTCTACAATCTTCTGATGAAGAGCCTGAGGAAATATATAACAAACAAAATCAAAAGCAATCAAATCATCCCCAAAAACACCTGCTGCAGTTCACCATTAGTCTTTCTGGTATTTTCCTTTAAACCGGGGACAGGTTTTAATCTTTCAAAAAAGTGACAAAGTATAGCTTGAGTGATACaagcaaataaaaacaaaatcatcCACTGGTATAAATTCAAGCAGTCTGAGGTCCAATTTTCAAACCAGGCTGCAAAAGGAAATTGCCGCTAATGAAAGGCACTTTGAAGCTACAGACAACAGAAATTAAATCAGCCAAGACATTGACTCATTTTAATAGAAAAGGCAAAATATGTAGCATAGAATTAATTCTCCACAAATCAGATGAAGCCAAAAGCcatccatttattttatttttaaagcaacagttcattcaaaaataaacatttgttaatCATTTGCTCAGCTTCATGTTTATCCAAACCTGTATGTCTTCTTCAGaacataaaagaaaatattctcttaaaaaaagattatcttaaaaaatcttattttgtgttatgCAGAAGAAAAgtaatatatgttttaaacaacaaaagGGTTAATAGATATCTATAAATAGATTTCTATAAACATCAAATAGCTGGCACTTGAGGGAAACACCCAGATTTACAAACACATTAGGGAATGTCTTATGAGGTAGGTATGTAAACACCTGCACTGCTGTCAGTAAACTAAAGTTATGTAAACTATGAGTATCAAAAAGTGTCTCAGTGTCTAAATGTGTCCCCGATTAAATGAATTAACCATATTCT
The nucleotide sequence above comes from Paramisgurnus dabryanus chromosome 12, PD_genome_1.1, whole genome shotgun sequence. Encoded proteins:
- the nme6 gene encoding nucleoside diphosphate kinase 6, whose protein sequence is MRCGKALQLTLAVIKPDAVAHPLILEALHQKIVENFIIIRKKDLMWRRKDSEKFYAEHAGRFFYQRLVEFMSSGPMRAYILAREDAITHWRAMMGPTKVFRARFTSPESLRGQYGLTDTRNTTHGSDSVESARREIAFFFPEFLADEWMKRKEPSFRLGPIEYNEQRQIHTLKETGL